The following proteins are co-located in the Oncorhynchus clarkii lewisi isolate Uvic-CL-2024 chromosome 30, UVic_Ocla_1.0, whole genome shotgun sequence genome:
- the LOC139389862 gene encoding RING finger and CHY zinc finger domain-containing protein 1-like, translating into MFADRQKCHRRRRRMASLVGCEHYVRRCLLKAPCCGKAYVCRLCHDAEEDHQMDRFLVKEVQCSVCTTVQQAQQTCVECNVTFGEYYCDICHLFDKDKKQYHCQPCGICRIGPREKYFHCEKCNLCLAGDLRGNHKCVENVSRQNCPVCMEDIHTSRIGAQILPCGHLLHKTCFDDMVQTGAYRCPLCMHSAWNMEHNWEQMDKEISQSPMPTEYQDATVKIICNDCQTHCMVPFHVLGMKCSGCGSYNTAQNGGLIRQSREPQPQEPEQQPQSPLPEP; encoded by the exons ATGTTTGCGGACCGCCAAAAATgccatagaagaagaagaagaatggcTTCTCTGGTTGGATGTGAACACTACGTGCGCCGTTGTTTGTTGAAA GCTCCGTGTTGTGGTAAAGCATACGTTTGTCGCCTGTGCCATGACGCTGAGGAGGACCATCAAATGGACCGCTTCCTGGTCAAAGAAGTGCAGTGCTCAGTCTGCACAACAGTACAACAG GCACAACAAACTTGCGTGGAGTGTAATGTGACCTTTGGGGAATATTACTGTGATATTTGTCACCTGTTTGATAAAGACAAGAAGCAGTATCACTGTCAGCCCTGTGGAATTTGCAG GATCGGACCAAGGGAGAAATACTTCCACTGTGAGAAGTGCAATCTCTGTTTAGCAGGAGATCTAAGAGGAAATCACAAG TGTGTTGAAAATGTTTCAAGACAGAACTGCCCAGTGTGTATGGAG GATATCCACACATCCAGAATAGGGGCCCAAATTCTTCCATGTGGCCATCTTCTACACAA AACATGCTTTGATGACATGGTCCAAACTGG TGCGTATCGATGCCCACTCTGTATGCACTCTGCTTGGAATATGGAGCACAACTGGGAGCAGATGGACAAGGAGATATCTCAGTCACCCATGCCCACTGAATACCAGGATGCCACTGTGAAG ATCATATGTAATGACTGCCAAACCCACTGTATGGTGCCTTTCCATGTTCTGGGAATGAAGTGCAGTGGTTGTGGGTCCTACAACACAGCACAGAATGGGGGACTGATACGGCAGTCCCGGGAACCACAGCCCCAGGAGCCAGAGCAGCAGCCCCAGTCCCCATTGCCAGAACCATAG